The DNA sequence AATCCAACATAAGCTTCAATAAGACTGTCGTCAACAACTGTAAATAATGTTGATTTAGGATCAAGTTCATCTCCTATTTTACTAAATAAATTACCAACTATCCCATCTATTTTAGCCTTCTTTTCTAAATCTTCATAATTATCCTTGGCATTTTCATAATTTGCCTTAGCTGTTGTAAAATTATTTTCATAGTCCACATACTCTAAATATGATATTAACTTCTTTTCATATAATTTTTTAAATTTTTCATAATTATTTTTAGCCACTGTATAGAGAGCTTTTGTTGAATAATACTCTTCCTCTGTCTCTGTATCTTCTAATTTTATTACAACTTCTCCTTCTTTTACTTTTTCTCCATTTTTCTTTAATATTTGTGTTACTGTTCCACCATTTTCTATTTTGTGATCAACTATTTTATGTGCTTCTAAAACTGCATCACTTTTAAAAATATTGCTTATTTCTCTATTTTGAACTGCTTCTGTTGTAACATATTTTATTTGTTCCTTTATTTTACTTTCTTCCTTTTTTCCTCCGCATCCAACAAATAAAACTGCTGAAATTAAAGATAATCCTAGTATAAATTTTTTCATCTATTTTCCCCCTATATAAGTAATGTTCTATATTTTTCAAATGCAATTAGATAATCACTTTCAGCTTGATTATAGTTAATCTTAGCTTCTCTGTATTGAACTTCTGAATCTAAAAAATCTTGTGTGGAAATTAATCCTGCATCATATCTTTCTTTATCTATATTATAATTTTCTCTAGATGCTTCTAAAGAACTTTTATTAGCTTTTCTCAATTTTTCTAATCTTATAACTTCACTATAGGCAGTTGTTAAATTAATTTCTATATTATCTTGAACTATACTATCTTCTAACTCTTGAATTTTATAGTTTTCTTTAGCTACTCTATATTTATCTATTCCACTACCAAAACTAAAGAATTCCCAATCAATCTGAACTCCTCCACGCCATTCTTGGTTGTCATCTGTTTCAGAAAAATGTTTCATTTTAGTTCCACCATATTCTCCAAAAACATTAACTTTTGGTAAATTATC is a window from the Fusobacterium sp. IOR10 genome containing:
- a CDS encoding efflux RND transporter periplasmic adaptor subunit — its product is MKKFILGLSLISAVLFVGCGGKKEESKIKEQIKYVTTEAVQNREISNIFKSDAVLEAHKIVDHKIENGGTVTQILKKNGEKVKEGEVVIKLEDTETEEEYYSTKALYTVAKNNYEKFKKLYEKKLISYLEYVDYENNFTTAKANYENAKDNYEDLEKKAKIDGIVGNLFSKIGDELDPKSTLFTVVDDSLIEAYVGFPAEWLNKIKVGGELKIEVPSVNKTYDGKIEEINPIADQTTKKYMIKIAMENKENIIKDGMYAYVTIPVGKNKVMTVPDESIFIKDLLHYVYIAKDDVVKLVEVETGSQNSPYTEIRSEKIKVGDKVVVKGIFGLEDGMKIKENSTEKNN